In the genome of Brachyspira sp. SAP_772, the window GAGAAACATTATCCTACAGAATTATCTGGAGGAGAACAGCAGAGGGTAAGTATTGCTCGTGCTATAGCTAAAAAGCCAAAAGTTGTATTATGCGATGAGCCTACTGGTGCTTTGGATAATAAAACTGGTATTATGGCTCTTAGGATATTAAGAAACTTAAATAAGGATTTTGGTACTAGTATAGTATTAATTACTCATAGTAAAGAGATTGCTAAAATGGCTGATACGGTTGTTAAGGTTTTAAGCGGAGAAGTAATAGAAAAATATGATGTAGAAAATCCTTTAAATCCTGAAGATATAGAATGGTAATAAAATAATTTTATTAATGGGAAAATAATGGTTAATATAAAAACAAAACTTTTATTTAGAAAAATTAGCAAACAGCTTGCGATATTTATGTCTGCTATT includes:
- a CDS encoding ATP-binding cassette domain-containing protein → EKHYPTELSGGEQQRVSIARAIAKKPKVVLCDEPTGALDNKTGIMALRILRNLNKDFGTSIVLITHSKEIAKMADTVVKVLSGEVIEKYDVENPLNPEDIEW